Genomic segment of Deinococcus seoulensis:
CTTTTCACGCGCCTGTCCGTCCTCGATGCGGACCAGCAGGCGGTTGATGGCCGTCAGCAGGCGGTGAACCTCGTCCTCCTGCGCCGGCAACGGCAGCGTGGCGAGACTGCGGGTCGGGTCGATACGGTCGGCGAGGTTCGCGGCATGCTCCAGCCCGCTCAGGGCGCGGCGGCCCACCCACCAGCCGGTCAGCAGCAGCAGCAGCGGGGCCACGATCAGCGCCAGCAGCAGTGCGCTCAGGGCACTCTGCCGCGCGGCGATCAGGTCCTCTTCCGGCAGGCCCACCCACAGCGTCCCGAAATCCCCCACGGGCCGCCGCACCGCCCGCACCGACGTGTCCTGCAACGACACCGGGGACTGCGCGCCGAACGGATCCGGCGAGTCCACGTAGGCGCGCAGCGCGGGGCTGGTCACGACCACGTTCCCGCCCTGGTCGATCAGCATGGTGTACGCGCCGGGACCGCTGGCCGCGCGGCCCAGCCCGCCACCGCCGGTCGTGAAGGCTTCTGCCAGCGTGTCGGCGCGCTCGTCCAGCCGGTCCGTGAACTGCTGATCCATGCGCGAGAGCAGCAGCGTGACCACGCCCAGGCTGGTCAGCAGGATCAGCGCCAGGGCCAGCAGGCTGTACGTCAGGGCCAGCCGGAACCGCAGGCTGTGCCGCCACGCGACCCGCGCCGATACGAGCCCCGCGCCGGGAACCAGCAGCGCGGCCCGCCGCGTCCCGTCCGGGGGCGTCACGGGCCGCGCGGCCGGGGTCATCAGGCCTGCAGCACGTACCCGACGTTGCGGATCGTGCGGATTCGCAGGTCACTGCCCGCGTGCTCCAGTTTCTTGCGCAACTGCGAGATGCGCACCTCGACCGAGTTGCTGTTCGGCGTCTCCCAGCCGTACAGGTGAGACTCGATGTCCGCGCGTGAGAACACCCGCTCGGGCGTG
This window contains:
- a CDS encoding sensor histidine kinase; translated protein: MTPAARPVTPPDGTRRAALLVPGAGLVSARVAWRHSLRFRLALTYSLLALALILLTSLGVVTLLLSRMDQQFTDRLDERADTLAEAFTTGGGGLGRAASGPGAYTMLIDQGGNVVVTSPALRAYVDSPDPFGAQSPVSLQDTSVRAVRRPVGDFGTLWVGLPEEDLIAARQSALSALLLALIVAPLLLLLTGWWVGRRALSGLEHAANLADRIDPTRSLATLPLPAQEDEVHRLLTAINRLLVRIEDGQAREKQLLGQIVHELGAPLTVLKASLQRAEERTNDPEVQRASLVADELTFTTQDLMQLARGELEMKLAWHYIPARTLRGRVDRLVPGTTFTGDWTGGILCDPDRLTQALRNLLANARRAAGADGTVTLNLTETPEWLTFTVRDSGPGLPPELGEQIFQPFVSGAGSSGLGLSVSRQIALMHGGTLTGENHPQGGALFTLAIPGAALGDESDEPDEVQENGPLNEPPLPARP